From Halomarina ordinaria:
CTCGTCGTCCACTGCGAGAGCGCGCGCGACCTCATCGCCACGGAGTACCATCTCCCCCAGCGCGTCGTCGACCGTATCGACGTCGTCCCCCACGGCCACTACATCGACAGCTACGAGAACGAGGTCGACCGCGAGACGGCCCGCGAGCGACTCGGCTTCGACGACGAGCGGGTGTTCCTCTACTTCGGGCTCATCCGCCCGTACAAGAACGTGGTCGAACTCATCGAGACGTTCGCCGCCGTCGAGGACGCGGACGCCCGGTTGCTCGTCGTCGGCAGCCCCTGGAACGACACCATCCGCGAGGAGATACTCGGCCTCGCGGCGCGCGACGAGCGCGTCCGGCCGGTCCTCGAGTTCGTCCCCGACGAGGACATCCAGGTGTACATGAACGCGGCCGACGTCACCGTCTTCCCCTTCGAGGAGGTGCTCACCTCCGGCACCGCGCTGCTGGCGATGTCGTTCGGTCGGCCGGTCGTCGCCCCGCGACGCGGGTGCGTCGCCGAACTCGTCGACGACGAGGGTGGGTTCGCCTACGACCCGTCGGCCCCGAACGCCCTGCGCGACGCGCTCCGGACGGCCGCCGCCGCCGACCTGGCGGGGATGGGAGCGTACAACTACGAGAAGGTGCGCCAGTTCGACTGGGACTCCATCGCGCGCAAGACCGCCCTCGTCTATCGCCGCGCGGGCACCGAGTGAGGGGCTAGTCCGAACCTACCGCCGGTAGTCACGTCATAGTGATAGCGGCGGGGAGGCTGCTCTGGAACGAATGGGATATCGTGTTGCGATAATCGGAACCGGGGCGAACCCGGAGAAGAAGGGGCGAACCGGCTACGCGATGGCCTACCGCCACGCGCCGGGCTACCAGCGACTCGACGACTGCGAGGTCGTCGCCTGTGCCGACATCGTCCGCGAGAACGCGGAGGCCTTCGCCGAACGCTTCGACATCGACGCCGGCAACGTCTTCGAGGACTACGAGGAGATGCTCCGCGTCGCCGACCCCGACATCGTGAGCGTCTGCGTCCCGCCCGCCATCCACGCCGACATCGTCGTCGGCTGCGCCGAGAGCGGCGTCCCACAGGCCATCCACTGCGAGAAGCCCATGGCGACGACCTGGGGCGACTGCAAGCGCATGGTCGACGCCTGCGACGCCAACGACGTCCAGCTCACTATCGACAACCAGCGGCGCTTCGGCGAGCCGTTCCGCAAGGCGAAAGAACTCCTCGACGACGGCACCGTCGGCGACCTGGAGCGCATCGAGTGGGCCGAGGACAACCTCTTCGACGCCGGCGTCCACGAGTTCGACCTCTGTCGGTACTACACCGACGACGCCGAGGCCGAGTGGCTGCTCGCGGGCATCGACTTCCGCGAGGAGAACGTCTGGTTCGGCGCGCACAACGAGAACCACGGCTTCGCCCAGTGGCGCTACGAGAACGGCGTCTACGGCCTCGCCGCCACCGGTGACGGCATGGGCTTCGTCGGCTGCTACCTCCGACTGGTCGGGACGGACGGCGTCATCGAACTCGGCGTCGAGGACGGTCCCGCCCTGCGCTACCGCGTCGACGGGAAGAACTGGAAGACCGTCTCGACGGCCGACGACATCCACTCGCCGAACTACGGCACGGTCCGCGCCGGCGTGATGATGGTCTCCGAGCGGCTGCCCGGGTTCTCCTCGCGTCGCTTCGCCAAGCCCAGTTTCTACGAGCGCGCCATCGAGGAGGTCGTCGAGGCGCTGCGCGAGGGTCGCGAACCGGAGATATCGGGCGCCAACGCCCTCGCCGGGACGGAACTCGCCTTCGCCGCCTGGGAGTCCTCGCGCCGCCGGGGGCGTGTCGACCTCCCGCTGGACATCGAGGACAACCCGCTGGCCGACCTCATCGAGGGGAACGAGGACGAGGGGGAAGCGCAGTCGGCCGACCAGTAGGTCGTCGGACCCCGGTTCGTCCCGGCCGGCAGCCGTGCGTGCGACCCTCGGCCGTGGTGGGCACTCCCGAAGCGCCTCGAAGTACGAGGGCCTAACTACCCCCTCGCCGTAGGTGGCTCCATGTCTTCCGCCGACTCCCCCCCGAGAGGGACCTCTCGCGAGTCGTTCTCCTCGTTGAGCGCCGAGACCGACCGACGCCGTGCCCAGCTCGAAGCCGCGATGGAGGAGCGACGTTTCCGTCTGCTCGAAGCCATCGTCGGCCACCCGCGGGGCGCCCCCTCGAAGGCCGAACTGCGCTGGACCTCCGAGCTGAACCCCGCGACGCTCTACCGGCAGCTCTCGCGACTGGAGGAGGTCGGTCTCGTCGAGCGCGGCGAACTCGCCCCCGGCGAGCGCCACGAGGGCCTGCCCTACGTCTTCTACCGCCCGACCGAGGACGGCCGACGACTGGTCGAGTCGACGCCCGTGTTCGCCGCCGTCGAGACGCTGGAGGAGCGCTACACCGCGCTAGAGAAACCCGCCGACGTCAGAGAGGCCGAGCGCGCGCCCCGGCCGTTCGACGCGTAGGACGGGAACTCCGGCGCGCAAATCGCACCGTCCCCTCGAACTCCACTCTCGTTCGCTCGCCCTCGGTGCGCACGTCGCGACCGACCTGCGACACCGGGGTCAGTCCGCTTCCGTCTCCCCATCGACGACGACGACCGGGACCGACGCCTCCCGGAGGACCGCCGTCGTCGCGCTCCCGAGCAGGGCCGTCTTGAACGCGGAGCGGCCCGTCGCGCCCAGCACGACGAGGTCCGCGCCCCGGTCGTCGATGGCGGCGAGGATGCGCTCGTGGGGGACGCCCTCCGTCACCTGCACCGTGACGGGGACGCCGCGCTCCTCGGCGGCCGCGCGTACCTCGGCGAGGGCGTCCTCCGCTTCCGACCGGAGGTTCTCGCGGACGACCTCGGGGTCGACGATGGCGTTGTCGTAGGCGGTGCGCGTCTCGACGACGGCGACGGCGTGGAGGTCGGCGCCGACCTGGGCGGCGAGCGACACGGCGTGCGCGACGGCTCGCCGGGCGCTCTCGCTGCCGTCCGTGGCGACGAGGACTCGCTCGTACATGGGTAGAAACGGGGCGCGGTAGAGATAACTCGGCCGGGTTCAGACGCCGCGGCCCTGGAGTTTCTCCTCCTCGGGCATCGTCTCGTTGGGCTGACCCTTCATCCCCCGGCCGATGCCGGTGGCGATGTCCGCGAGCGTCTCGGGGTCGTCCCAGTTGTTGACGGCCTCGACGATGGCCTCGCCCATCGAGGCGGGGTCCTCGGCGCCGAAGATGCCGGACCCGACGAAGATGCCGTCACAGCCCAGCCGCATCATGAGGGCGGCGTCGGCGGGCGTGGCGATGCCGCCGGCGGCGAAGTTGACGACGGGCAGGCGGCCCATCTCGCTCGTCTCGTGGACGAGGTCGGCGGGCGCCTCGTGGGTCCGGGCCCACTCCTGGCGCTCCTCGTAGTTCATGCCCGAGAGCGTGCGGATGGCGCGCTGGATGGCGCGCTGGTGCTTGACGGCCTGGTTGACGTCGCCCGTGCCGGCCTCGCCCTTCGTGCGGATCATGGCCGCGCCCTCGTCGATACGCCGGAGCGCCTCGGGGAGGTTGCGCGCGCCGCAGACGAACGGGGCGGTGAACTCGCGCTTGTCGATGTGGTACTCGTCGTCGGCGGTCGTGAGCACCTCCGACTCGTCGAGCATGTCGGCGCCCGTCGCTTCGAGTATCTGCGCCTCGGTGGTGTGGCCGATGCGGCACTTGCCCATGACGGGGATGGACACCTCGTCGATTATCTGGCGGAGGGCGCCGGGGTCGGCCATGCGCGCGACGCCGCCGCGCTTGCGGATGTCGGCGGGCACGGCTTCGAGAGACATGACGGCCACCGCCCCCGCGTCCTCGGCGATGCGCGCCTGCTCGCGCGTCACCACGTCCATGATGACACCCCCCTTCTGCATCTTCGCGAACCCGCGCTTTACGAGGTCCGTGCCGCGCTTCAGTTCCTCAAGGTTCGTCGCGTCGCTCATGGGTGACGGTGAGGACGGAACGCACTTAACGCGTGCCCTTCGGTCGCTCGCGCCGA
This genomic window contains:
- a CDS encoding glycosyltransferase family 4 protein, which gives rise to MYPDYSGSNSYQRQLRDGLSECGYDVRLSQCDRPFPLLEAVRENGRPDVFHIHWLHRYFVTERAPLTAVLGLRLLVELLVLKSLGVRTVWTVHNLADHERRSPRLEAAVRNLAARLCDRLVVHCESARDLIATEYHLPQRVVDRIDVVPHGHYIDSYENEVDRETARERLGFDDERVFLYFGLIRPYKNVVELIETFAAVEDADARLLVVGSPWNDTIREEILGLAARDERVRPVLEFVPDEDIQVYMNAADVTVFPFEEVLTSGTALLAMSFGRPVVAPRRGCVAELVDDEGGFAYDPSAPNALRDALRTAAAADLAGMGAYNYEKVRQFDWDSIARKTALVYRRAGTE
- a CDS encoding Gfo/Idh/MocA family protein, whose translation is MGYRVAIIGTGANPEKKGRTGYAMAYRHAPGYQRLDDCEVVACADIVRENAEAFAERFDIDAGNVFEDYEEMLRVADPDIVSVCVPPAIHADIVVGCAESGVPQAIHCEKPMATTWGDCKRMVDACDANDVQLTIDNQRRFGEPFRKAKELLDDGTVGDLERIEWAEDNLFDAGVHEFDLCRYYTDDAEAEWLLAGIDFREENVWFGAHNENHGFAQWRYENGVYGLAATGDGMGFVGCYLRLVGTDGVIELGVEDGPALRYRVDGKNWKTVSTADDIHSPNYGTVRAGVMMVSERLPGFSSRRFAKPSFYERAIEEVVEALREGREPEISGANALAGTELAFAAWESSRRRGRVDLPLDIEDNPLADLIEGNEDEGEAQSADQ
- a CDS encoding helix-turn-helix transcriptional regulator translates to MSSADSPPRGTSRESFSSLSAETDRRRAQLEAAMEERRFRLLEAIVGHPRGAPSKAELRWTSELNPATLYRQLSRLEEVGLVERGELAPGERHEGLPYVFYRPTEDGRRLVESTPVFAAVETLEERYTALEKPADVREAERAPRPFDA
- a CDS encoding universal stress protein, whose product is MYERVLVATDGSESARRAVAHAVSLAAQVGADLHAVAVVETRTAYDNAIVDPEVVRENLRSEAEDALAEVRAAAEERGVPVTVQVTEGVPHERILAAIDDRGADLVVLGATGRSAFKTALLGSATTAVLREASVPVVVVDGETEAD
- the pdxS gene encoding pyridoxal 5'-phosphate synthase lyase subunit PdxS, with the protein product MSDATNLEELKRGTDLVKRGFAKMQKGGVIMDVVTREQARIAEDAGAVAVMSLEAVPADIRKRGGVARMADPGALRQIIDEVSIPVMGKCRIGHTTEAQILEATGADMLDESEVLTTADDEYHIDKREFTAPFVCGARNLPEALRRIDEGAAMIRTKGEAGTGDVNQAVKHQRAIQRAIRTLSGMNYEERQEWARTHEAPADLVHETSEMGRLPVVNFAAGGIATPADAALMMRLGCDGIFVGSGIFGAEDPASMGEAIVEAVNNWDDPETLADIATGIGRGMKGQPNETMPEEEKLQGRGV